TATTACACCCTCGAGTCTCTCTCTCGAAGCCAAGTACATCGTAGCTGTTGGCACATTGCTTTTGCTGATTGCCTGGTACCTCCTCGGATACAAGTCCGATTCTCACAAAGCTTCTCTTGATTTGATGTCCAAATAGGTATTGATAACCGTTAGCGTCAATTGATCGGCCGGAACGTCCAGTACCTGGATACCCGCGCCGATCATTTTTTGTTGAAACGCCCTGCGATCGAGCTGGAACCGTTGAGCTACCGCCTTCGTAAACGCCAAGCTGCTGTTGCTCGTGTCTATATGACTCCATTCATGCAGCAGCGGATCTGCCAAAGACAGCAACAGGAGCAAATGCGAACGGCGCATCCGCCACAAATAATTGCTCAACTGATCTTCGACGAGGTAGTTTTCCATATCTGAAAAAAGAACGACCAAGCTCCTTCTCTTTTGCTGGCGATTCAAAAATTCAAGCGCCTTCGCTGGATCAGCCTCAACAAAATCACTCGTCAGGTTGTAGGTCGCCTCCAAAAGGGTGTGCAAGTGGCGCAGTCCTCTGCCTGGAGGTATGTACGTCTTGATTTCATGCGAATAGGCTAGTAGCGCTACCTGATCTCCTTGACGCAATGCCACTGCCGCTAACGTGAGAGCAGACTCCAGTGATCGATCCAGCCTCGTCTGATTATCCAGCTCGACGCCCATCAACCTGCCGCAATCGATCAGAATGGTAATCACCTTGCCATGCTCTGGTCGATATTGGTTCGTCATCAAACGTCGGGAGCGTGCAGAAGCGGACCAGTTAATCATCCGAGGATCATCGTCCGGCACGTAATCGCGGATCGCATGGAATTCCGTACCCGCTTTCTCCCTGCGCATGATTTTTTTCCCGTCGACGATCAAGCTCTCCTGCAATGAAGCCAAATAGCCACGAACGGCTGAAAGGTCGGGGTATACCTTGATCGTTTGTTCACACGCAAAGCGGCTTTGGCGATACCACAAACCGAGCTTGCCATGCCAGCGCATATACAGCCAGCGGAACACGTACTCTCCGCGTTCTTTTCCTCTTGTTTCAAAACGGATGTTGGTTAAGGGTTGCTCCATCACGCCTGTGATTGATCCGGTTTCTTCAAAAGTCAGCGGAAGATCTTCCACGATGGAGTACGAAACGGATTGCCCGCTATTATTGGCAAGCTCAAGCTCGATAGAAACCGATTGTCCAATATCCGTCTGCTCAGGCAAGATACGCCGGATCGACAAGTCTCGGCGTTTGGGGATGGTAACCCAATCCAAGATGCTAGCGATCAGGAGTAAACCGTTGTACAAAAAGAATGTCGAATAGCCAATCTCCAGCAAAAAACCGATGATCGCGATGGGCGTCCCTAGCAAAACTGCCACGAGTAGTCGCTTGGATGGCAAGACAAAACGGTCTGCCAAAAAATCAGCGAGGAACTGGAATAGCCGCCAGCGTCTCTTCGATGATGTGGTCACTGGTACCCCCCTCCAATTCTACCTGCGGTGACAGAATGAGTCGGTGCCGCAAAGCAGGGCGGGCTACCATCTTCACGTCATCAGGCGTCACGAACTTGCGATTGTCCAAAAGGGCCCAGGCCTTGCTCGCCATCAACACGGCGATTCCAGCACGAGAGCTTGCACCTAAGAGCAATCGTTTCGTTTCACGTGTATTGCGAATCAGTGTCGTAATGTACTCCAGAATCGAATCATCCACAACCACTTCTTCTAATTGGCGTCGCTTCTCCAAAATCGCCTCCCATGTAAAGAGCGGCTCTTGATTACACTCGTGGCTGCGCTTGTTGGGAATATGTTTTGCGAGGATTTGCTTTTCATTTTCATGGGAAGGATACGACATCGTTAGCTTGAACAAAAAGCGATCGAGCTGTGCCTCCGGCAACACATACGTTCCTTCATACTCCACCGGGTTTTGCGTAGCGACGACAAAAAACGGATCAGGCAAAGGATAGGTGACACCATGAATCGTCACTTGTCCCTCCTCCATTGCTTCTAAAAGGGCCGCCTGGGTTTTCGGAGGAGTCCGGTTAATCTCATCCGCCAGCAATAAGTTAGCGAAAACAGGACCTTTGATTGTCTCAAACTGGTTTTGCTGCATATTGAACACCACATGACCAATAATGTCCGATGGCATCATGTCAGGCGTAAACTGGACGCGCTTACTCTCGCCCCCCATCAACTCCGATAAGGTCTTTACCATTTTTGTCTTTCCGATACCGGGTACACCTTCTAGCAAAACGTGTCCGCCAGCAACCAAAGCGGTTAGCAGCAGCCGAATATTTTGTCGTTGACCAACCAGCTCTTTTTCCATTTGTTGCAACAATTGCTCCACCGTAGTTGTCACTCCTTCTCCAGACGCTTCGTAATCTCATCCAACAAGAGACTGTCTGCAAGCAAGCCCTTGGGCGAGTATCGCCCTTCGTTTTTTGCCTGCTCCAATCGTTCCAGTAGATGAGCGAATTTCTCTACCTCTTGATTTGTCCATCTTGTTTTGGCATATCGCACGATTTCTACACGATCAGCTCGTTGGTGCACTCCCCACCGATCGTACAACAGCTGCCGCATGTATGCTTCTCGATGTCGTAACGCATCCTTTGCCAGCCCTCTTCGCTCATACCAACTAGATACGGCGAGCAACGTCTCATCACCACGTCGTACTGTCCATTCCCTAAGCGTATAGACTGGTCCGAAACGTTTTCCTCTCCACCACACATACAGCAAAAGCAGGATACCGAGTTGCATGCAAGCGGCTATGAGCCATCCTGGATAGATCGCCAAAAAACCTGGTTTTTCTTGCAAGCCATGATGGTACTCGTCTACCCAAAGAACGGACCAATCTCCTTGTACATACGGCCAGATCGCTTCAAAGTGAGACAGTCGATCAATTTTTTGATTGGTTAGCCATTCCGGTACAAGAAAAAACGTGACACTGCCATCTCCTACCTCTGTTCTTCCCCCGAGTATCCCCTGGTCGTCATAGAGAAGTGGCTCCATGTCGTCATCTTCTAAAAATCGCAATGGGGTCTCTGCTTTGCCCATGAACCTGCCTAAAATGAGAGGTCCCTGAATGTTTCGCTCCTGATTTTCTTTACCCCGGATGTACTCCGTCTGAAAGGGAAGGTCTTCCCACTCTGGTCTCGATTGAAAGAGAATCAAGTCATTGCCTTCACTGACCCAATCCAGAATGTCTATCTGTTCCTCTGGAAGCAGTCTTTCTGGCTCTACTACAAGCATGGCCTGCCCTGTTGCTGTTGGTAAAAAACGCATAGGCTGGCGCCATTCCTTTACCTGCTTGCCTTTTTCCTCCAGTAGTACGAGCACAGCCTTGATTCCGCTCGACTGTGCAGACGAAGCCAAGTACGGCGGGAGAGGTTCAGCTGTAGGCTTGACGATCAGCCAGCCCACGATGACGAGCAACAAGCTAGTCACAATGATTCCGACACGATAGGTGCGCAAACTATCCATGCTGTCCCTCCTCGCGCCAGATGCCTTCCAGTTCGTTCACACGCTGCCAGAACGACCCTTCATCAACAAGCGCCTGCCCGTACCAAACAGCGTCGAATTCTCGTGCGAAGCTGCCAAACACATCGCGTAAGCTCGGCTGATTTGCCTCAATTTCTTCTGCGTATTCCCAATTCGTTTTCCATTTCTCTACACGAACCCATGACTTCATTTGCAAATAAACCAACAACGCCAAAAACAACGAGCGTTCTCCTTCCCGCCATTCTCCTCGCGCTGCTTTTTCTTTCGCATCACGCAAATAGTCTACATGAGAACGTATTTTTTCACCGTCCATAAACAGCGGTCGATGCTTCTTCTGTTCCCAAATCATTCTGCGGAACAACCAGTAAATGATGCCGACCAGTCCCAATACTGCCAGAATGAGCACGAGTGTAGATACGGTATTAGCCGCACCCGATGGAATGTGGGTCCACTGAAATAGCTCGGCGATCAACTCGATCACATACTCCACCGCTCTTTGAATCCAGTTCTCTCCACTTCCTTGGGGCAAATTGAACTCGTCTCTGGCTAGAATCTCTTGTAAATGCTCCTTGTCATCTACCCAAGGACTCGTGCTAATCATGTGTAACTCCCGTCTCTTGTGCAGGGGTAGGATTTGCTGGTTCTACTGGTGCGGATGTAGCAAGCTGACGGCTTACTAGCTCTTGTAAATCTGTCCCTTCTTTTCTCACACGCAGATCAAAGTAAGCCAAAGCGTAAACAATGGCCATCCAAGGGGTCAAGAGGCAGGTAAGTACAACTAGAATCAATTGCGTGAGGATCGATGTACCCAAGACGCCAGTGAGTACTAATTGGATGCCGCTAGAGAACATCGAGTAGATCACACTCAGAACAACAAAAATACCGAATAAGCGCCAAAAGTTTCCTTTTGTCATATTCCAGCTCTGACCAATTCCGACACCATCGCGTTCGAACAGAACGAGCGGCATATAAAAACCCCAACGAATTAAGAAAAAGCCTGGTACGAGCATCATCCCAGCAATTAAAAATAAATAGCCAAATAAAACCAGAATGATCATAAGCACAATGCTGCCTTCCTCTGACGGATTAAACATGGTTTCCAATGTCATTCCACCAGCGAAGGCGATCAGAAAGAAAATCAATCCATATACGATGACAAATGCTGTCGATACTGCAAATGCGATGACTCCATATAGGAAAGTACTACCTGCGAGCGGCCAAAATCGGCGAAGTGCCCCCTTCAACGCATCTTTTAAGCTCAAGATCTCTCCCTCGAGGGCAGCCTTCGTCAGTAAAATCGAACCGGAAATCATTTGCGGATAGGCGATAATCCAAAGGATCGGTGCGACAAGGAAGAAGAATATGAGCAACATAGGCAGGCTTTGTGTCATAAATTCTTCTTGTCCGGCAAATTTTGCGCCTAACGATTCTGCAAAGTCCAGACCTTCTGTATCTTGTGCAAGCAAAGGCACCCTGGTAAAGTCAACCAGAAGCAGTTGCTGCAGGAGTAATAATGGACCGAACCAAATTAAAGCCAACAAAAAGAATGCTCCAAAATGCTGGCGATACACTGAAAAGCTCTTGTCCAACAGCTTCCCCACTCCCATGGGGGCAATCGGCGTACGATTCATGAGAAACCTCCATCTTTCTTTTTGAGATTACCTGATAAGTATACACGATTTTCCTGTTTTTTTAAAAAAATCATCTAATTTTGCTAATGTTTCCCTGCCTGATTTTGTCAAATCAGGTGTTAGTCCAATGCGGTCATCCCCCTGTTGAATATGATATTGCATGCATAGTTAGGAGGGTGTTGCCTTTGAAAGCATTGAGAAAGAAGAAGCTAAAAGCAAAGCAAGCCCGTTGCCGCTGCAAGAAGCGATCTACCAAACGCAAAAACAATAGTCTGCTCAGGAAACTACGACGTTTTGTGCGTATCCACGTTCGCGCACCTCAAGTGAATGTGACCACCCCCACACCTCAAGTAGAAGCGCCTGTCGTGCAAGTAGAAGCACCTGTTGTACAGGTAGAATCGCCTGTTGTACAAGTAGAGGCACCTTATGTACAAGTAGAAGCTCCGAAGCCAATCGTCATCCCGGCACCATTCGTGAAGGTTGATGTCGAAAAGGAAGAATCAGCGGATCAAGCATCTATAGAGGGGCTTCGCCAAGAGCTCAGCAAATGCATGAGAAACGATCAACGTGTGGAGGTCTTACTGACGACAGAATGGGGACCCGAGAGTCGTTCTTACCGAGTCGGCAAGCTTCTTAGAGTGGAAGAAGGAATCATTGAATTACAGACATCTTCACGATCGATCGTTATTCCTATCACCCATATCGTCGCGATTATTCCAAATGCATAAATCCAATTGAACAAGCTGATATTCTGCGAGGCTTTAGGATGGCCTAAAGATGCGGGGAGTCTGTGCGTAATAGATTCCCCGCATCCCCCCATTTCGTTCAAACACATGCGGGACTAGCCCTTTTGTTCAGACAGGCCAGTCCACTCTGGCGGGACATTGCATGACTCTTCGTCCTTAAAGTATAAATAAACGCCCACTTCTCCGTTCTCTCTTTAGGGAAGTGGGCTGTAGCATTCACTTTTTGGTTTTACCTATCCCTGTTATTCCATACGTCAAGCACATCTCTTGCGACTCGATCCCATGTAAATCTCTGTTCGGCGAGCTGGCGTCCACTTCTCCCCATTTGACGTTGGAGGTCGCGGCTAGACAATAGTTGTTTCAGCTGTGCAGCAAACGCTAGAGGATCCTCCGGCTGCTCGACCAACAGTCCATTTCCTCCGATGATCACCTCAGCATTTCCACCCCGCTTTGTCGTGACAAAGGGCAGTCCGGCAGCCATCGCTTCATAATGAACACGTGCCAGTGGTTCCTCCCATTGCGATGGACAGACAAAAACGTCCCCCGCCCAGAACCAGTGGTGAATCTGATCTGCTGGAACAAATCCCGTTGTAATAACCGGAACAGGCGAACGATTCGCTAAAGAGCGTACATATGCTGCATAGTCACTGATTTTATTTTCTCCGTACCAGGACCCTCCAACCAAGACGAGGGCGATGTTGGAATGATAGGAGCGGAGTTCATTCATCGCACGAACCAGAATGTCTGCCCCTTTTTTCGGTGTCAGTCTTCCTACAAACAAGATCACTTGCTTGTTGCCAAGATTGTGTGTCGCCCGCAGTTCCTGCCGAATCTTTTGCGCCGTCTTGGACCCATCCACCGGAACGAACGTTTCCAAGTTCACACCTGAATAAATCGTGCGAAGTTTATTTGCGGCTTCTGGATACAACGAGGCAATGACCCGACCGACATAATCACTAATGGTGATGATCCGTTCTGTTTCAGCAACGGCTCTAGCAGCTTCTGCCTGCCCTATTTTTACTGGATCAAACATATCATTGTGCATACTTAGAATGATGCGTGCGTTCGGGCATACCTCACGAATGATGGGCACCATCCGCGGTCGGTTAAAAACATGGATGACATCATAGTTGTTCGCACTCAGAAAAGCGGCTACCTCGCGCGCATAGATCTCGAACACCCCTTGACCATCTACCCGGACATAACGCGCATTGCGAACCATTTCATCCTTCGGTAGCGTGGGATCCGACGTTCCCAGGATAGTCAGCTCATGATGCCTCCCTAGAATATCTGCAATCCCCGCAATATATGTCTGAATCGCTCCCCCTCGTATAGGAGGGACTGGCAATTTTTCTGTACAGACCATGATAACTTTCATCTGTATTCTCCTTTCCCGTACCGACCTCTTACATTAGTTGCCTTTCGATTTCTTTGATTTTTGACGCTGCTTCTTTATCTGCGTATTTCGGATTAGTTTCGCTGTCTTGGCAACCTTCTTGCTTTTATTGGAAGTGACGGTCCGGGACTGCTGTTTAGATGTCCACACAGTTTCTTTTTTGTTTTTTCCAGCTTGACTAGCGGGTTTTACTTTTGGTGATTTGCTCTTTACTCCAATAGAGACCCGAACTTTGCTTAGAGACTTGCTTGACTTTTTGCTGCTTTTTGAGACAGCAGAGCTCATTACCCGCTTCTTGCTTTGACGGCCGAGTTTTCGTACGTTACTTGGAGCAAATGGTGCTGATGGTGTGAACGGAGCACTTCCCGAAAATGAGATCGGACCTCTGCGGGTTGTGCTGCTATTTTCCGCACTTGCCCTTTCCTGCTGGCTTTCTTGCGGTTTATTTAGCGCTTTCTCGGAACGGGAACTGGCTACCTTGTCACTTACAGGCTTTTTGTCTTTGGACTCTTTGAGTTTGTACTCTTTGTCTTTGGATCCCTTGACCTTTGACTCTTTATCCTTAGACACTTTGATCTTCGTAGACTTTTTGTCTTTCGGCTCTTCTACTAAAGCCTCTGTTGTTGGTGGTGTGGACAACCCAACAGGTAACAATTCCTTGATACCGGATGCCAACCTTTGCGGTTCAACCACTTCTGTTATTTGATCATAGTTGCCCGGTTCGTACTTACTAATGTCTTTCGCGAGCTCTGCCAATGCCGCATCTTTTGTTTGATCCCCCGTCAGTACTCGTTGCAGGATGCCTTCCGCCTCAGTCGACAAGAAGGTGGCTGGATCATAAAACATCTCTTTGAGATGCTTATAAAATTCGTTTGGCACTGCCATGTCATTCAAGAGCACTTCGAACGATTCGCGATCTAGTGGATTTGCCTTATGGTAGGCTTCGATCATGCCTCGCATCCAGGTAACATCCCAGACGCCCATATCATCCATCGTACTGGTGATGAGCTTGCGCAAATCCCGAAATGGCAAATCGTACGACACGCCATCCAGGTCGATGACCCAAAGCCCTCCAGGTCCATTTTGACCATTTGACCAGCCGTAATCTTGGTGAACCAACCCCCAGTGCGCCTCTCCCATTTTGATCATTTTCGGATAGGCAGACGCTTTTAATTTCTCTAAGGCTGCCCATGCTCGCTGTTCATAGTGATCGACGACGGCCAAAATGGATTTACTTGTTGGGGTTTCACTGTAGGCTTTTGCTATTTCCCGCATCCACCCGATTTTTTTGGCAATCTTTTGATAATGATTGGGCCAACGATATAAACGGGAGGAGTTTTTGGCTCCTGCGGGCGGAACATAGCCTTTCGAATGGCGATGGAATTCACCAAGACCGTAGCAAAGCTCTTGCGCGCCTACCAAATCTACTTTTGTCGCAGGCTGCAAGGCAATCCAATCGGTAACAATCCATAGTTTCCCGCCTTTTTCCACATAAAGACTTCCATTTCGGGCTGGAATCAGTGCTGGGACCCTTGCCCCCTGTTTGACAACGTATTCTTGGAAAGCCACACTATAGAGACTCCGTTCAGGCGTACGGTGCAGTACCTTTAGGCTACGCGGACCTTTATCTGTCTCGATGCGCCAAATAGCCCCGCCTTTATCTGGCTTGGAAGTAATGAGCGTACGACTTTTTACCGACATGTCATACTCTTTGATCACTTGTTCTGCGATCGCATCTACTTCTGGTGGCACTGTCAAATCCCAGTTAGCCGGCGTTTCCACATTCCCTTCTCGGGTATCCCATGGCTTAATCACATATTGTTCCATTCCATTCCCCCCACACTTCTGTGGTGATGCCTTCGTCCTTCTCCATAAGCTATTCGCTATGTCCTTATCTCGAACCGGACAAATATCATTGGGAATCTGCCAATTCGTTATTCGCACAGGGATAAAGTCTCACAAAAAAACAGCTTGACCCCTCGCGTGGTAGCGACAGTCAAGCTGTTTGTTAAATCATCAGCAATTCGCGTATTTCTTGTTCGGTTAAAGAAGAGATTGCCTCTTGTCCCGGTGTAATGATTTCTTCGATCAAGTTTTTCTTTTTTTGTTGCAGCTCGTACATCTTTTCTTCGACCGTCCCCTCTGCAACAAGCCTAATCACTTGGACGACGTTCTTTTGTCCGATGCGATGGGCACGATCAGCTGCCTGTTGTTCGACGGCGGGATTCCACCACAGATCATACAGGATTACGGTGTCCGCACCCGTCACATTCAATCCTGTTCCCCCCGCTTTCAACGACATGAGGAACAAATCACGCTCCCCCTCGTTAAACCGGTTACACAAATCTAGCCTCTCTGCCACTGGTGTTTGTCCATCCAAATAGAAAAACGGGACACCATGATAGCCCAGCTCACGTCCGATCATCCCCAACATCTCTGTGAATTGAGAAAAGAGTAAAACGCGCTTTCCAGCGTTTTTGCATTCACCGAGGATCTCGAATAGCTGTTCGAGCTTGGCTGACCCTCCGTCATACTCTTTAACGAACAGCGCTGGGTGACAACATATCTGGCGCAGTCTGGTCAAGCCTGCGAGAATTTTGATCCGATTTTTTTGAAAGCCTTTATTGTACAGATGCTTCACTGTTTCCTGTTGGAGCTGTGCCAAATAGGCAACATACAGCTTTTTCTGCTCGGGCAACAGCTTTGCGCTTTGCAGTGTTTCAATTTTTGGTGGCAATTCCTTTAAAACTTCCGACTTGAGCCTACGCAATAAAAATGGACGCGTTCGCTTCGCAATCGTTTCTCTCGGCAAGTCGAGGAATTCCTTTCGTGCCGGAAAAAGCTCTGGGAAAACAGCATCGTAGATAGACCACAGCTCCTCTATCCTGTTTTCCACAGGTGTTCCCGTAAGCGCAAAGCGATGCTTGGCTTTTATCCGTTTGACTGTCTGAGCGGTTTGCGTGACATAGTTTTTGAAGGTCTGTGCTTCATCCAAGATCAAGGTGTGGAAGGAATGCTCCTCGAACTGGGCATGATCACGGCGCAAGAGTGGATACGAAGTAATAAGCACATCGATTTCTGACTGCTCGTTTACGATTTGAGTCCGCTCTTCCTTCGTGCCATCCACAATAACGCTACGGATCATTGGCGCGAACTTTTTGATTTCGTTGTGCCAATTGTATAAAAGAGAGGCAGGAGCCACAATAATCGCTGGTAGCTTTTGTTCTCGGATTTCGGGCAGAACAGAGAGGAGGAAGGTCACGCTTTGCAATGTCTTCCCTAGACCCATATCATCTGCGAGAATTCCCCCAAAGCCGTAGTGTGCCAGTGTTTTCATCCACTGATAGCCGTACTTCTGGTAATCGCGAAGTGTCCCCTGCAAAGATTCGGGTACAGGAAAGTCCAGATTATCAGGGTTTCGCATATTCTCCAAAAACTGACGCAACGATTTTCCTAACTGAACAGACTGTCCCTGCATGGGTATATCCATCAAACGCAATCCGTAAATAGCAGGCAGTTGAAAGCCACTTCCCATTTGATCTGCGTATTGCATGCCCATCTCGTCCAAGAAACGATTGATTTGCTCAAATTCTTTTGTTTCAAGCGGCAGAAGCGCTCCATTCGACAGCCGATGATATCTGCGCTTTTCTTCTACCGATTGGATGACGCCTCGAATCTCAGACTCGGGTATGCCATCCATATCAAAGCGAAAATCCAACCAATTTGTTCGCTCATTCACATCCACTTTGACTTTAGGGGGGATGTGGAGAGGCTGAATCCTGATTTTTACGGAGGTCGTCGCGTATACCTTTAACAGCTTTTCCAGCTTAGGAACGACATGATAAAGGAAGTCATACTCAGCCTCCTCATCATCTAGAAAATACCCCTCTTCCGTGCGGGTAAAGGCACTTTCCTCCATCAGCTCTAAAATCTGCCGCTCCTTCTCCCCGTCACGCATCAAAATCAGCTCACTGCCACGTTGCCCTCCCCCTTCATGGCCTTCGAGCGGATTGATGACGATATCACCGTATTGAAACTCCAGTCCCGCCAGCAGTCTGTCTCTTACTCGATCCAGATACAGCTTGGCTTTTAACTGGAATTGCACGACCCGTTCGGAGACAGCTTTTGCAATATGCACGTTCCCCAGTTTCATCAAGGCCGGGACAATCTGCACCATGAATGGTTCGATTTTTTCAGCGGGAATGTGAATCCTCTCACTGCTATGGGATTCCAACAAGTGCTTGAGCTCCGCCAAACTGTGGCATTGTTCCTTGGGCAGTCTGTGCCATTTTCCATCTACGAGCAGCAGGCCGTAAGCTTCCAAGACAGTAATGTGCTTGAAGCCCTGCACTTCCAGTTGATATTGATCTGTTTTTGTCTGATCAAATTCGAAGTGGAGTGGCGGTCGATCATCTAGACATACGAACGTTGGATATATTTGCTCATGATCCTGAATGTGAACAGACGGAGCACTGAGTAGCAAGGCAAAGAATCGCTCCCAGGTAAACGGCGGAACGAGAAGAATCCGTTCCCCACCCACATGCTTCTGTTCCTGATAACGATCGCTCGCTGTCTCCCGATACAGTTTCTCCGTTCGGTAAATTTGCAGGAGTTCGCGAAGGATAGCTTCGTGCTCTGGCAAAAAACGATGCAAATTCGGATCATAGGTAAATTGGCTGGAGAATTGATACACCTGCTGCTTATCCACCC
The window above is part of the Brevibacillus brevis NBRC 100599 genome. Proteins encoded here:
- a CDS encoding DUF58 domain-containing protein; amino-acid sequence: MTTSSKRRWRLFQFLADFLADRFVLPSKRLLVAVLLGTPIAIIGFLLEIGYSTFFLYNGLLLIASILDWVTIPKRRDLSIRRILPEQTDIGQSVSIELELANNSGQSVSYSIVEDLPLTFEETGSITGVMEQPLTNIRFETRGKERGEYVFRWLYMRWHGKLGLWYRQSRFACEQTIKVYPDLSAVRGYLASLQESLIVDGKKIMRREKAGTEFHAIRDYVPDDDPRMINWSASARSRRLMTNQYRPEHGKVITILIDCGRLMGVELDNQTRLDRSLESALTLAAVALRQGDQVALLAYSHEIKTYIPPGRGLRHLHTLLEATYNLTSDFVEADPAKALEFLNRQQKRRSLVVLFSDMENYLVEDQLSNYLWRMRRSHLLLLLSLADPLLHEWSHIDTSNSSLAFTKAVAQRFQLDRRAFQQKMIGAGIQVLDVPADQLTLTVINTYLDIKSREAL
- a CDS encoding AAA family ATPase, producing MEQLLQQMEKELVGQRQNIRLLLTALVAGGHVLLEGVPGIGKTKMVKTLSELMGGESKRVQFTPDMMPSDIIGHVVFNMQQNQFETIKGPVFANLLLADEINRTPPKTQAALLEAMEEGQVTIHGVTYPLPDPFFVVATQNPVEYEGTYVLPEAQLDRFLFKLTMSYPSHENEKQILAKHIPNKRSHECNQEPLFTWEAILEKRRQLEEVVVDDSILEYITTLIRNTRETKRLLLGASSRAGIAVLMASKAWALLDNRKFVTPDDVKMVARPALRHRLILSPQVELEGGTSDHIIEETLAAIPVPR
- a CDS encoding DUF4350 domain-containing protein, translated to MDSLRTYRVGIIVTSLLLVIVGWLIVKPTAEPLPPYLASSAQSSGIKAVLVLLEEKGKQVKEWRQPMRFLPTATGQAMLVVEPERLLPEEQIDILDWVSEGNDLILFQSRPEWEDLPFQTEYIRGKENQERNIQGPLILGRFMGKAETPLRFLEDDDMEPLLYDDQGILGGRTEVGDGSVTFFLVPEWLTNQKIDRLSHFEAIWPYVQGDWSVLWVDEYHHGLQEKPGFLAIYPGWLIAACMQLGILLLLYVWWRGKRFGPVYTLREWTVRRGDETLLAVSSWYERRGLAKDALRHREAYMRQLLYDRWGVHQRADRVEIVRYAKTRWTNQEVEKFAHLLERLEQAKNEGRYSPKGLLADSLLLDEITKRLEKE
- a CDS encoding DUF4129 domain-containing protein, which encodes MISTSPWVDDKEHLQEILARDEFNLPQGSGENWIQRAVEYVIELIAELFQWTHIPSGAANTVSTLVLILAVLGLVGIIYWLFRRMIWEQKKHRPLFMDGEKIRSHVDYLRDAKEKAARGEWREGERSLFLALLVYLQMKSWVRVEKWKTNWEYAEEIEANQPSLRDVFGSFAREFDAVWYGQALVDEGSFWQRVNELEGIWREEGQHG
- a CDS encoding glycosyltransferase family 4 protein, whose translation is MKVIMVCTEKLPVPPIRGGAIQTYIAGIADILGRHHELTILGTSDPTLPKDEMVRNARYVRVDGQGVFEIYAREVAAFLSANNYDVIHVFNRPRMVPIIREVCPNARIILSMHNDMFDPVKIGQAEAARAVAETERIITISDYVGRVIASLYPEAANKLRTIYSGVNLETFVPVDGSKTAQKIRQELRATHNLGNKQVILFVGRLTPKKGADILVRAMNELRSYHSNIALVLVGGSWYGENKISDYAAYVRSLANRSPVPVITTGFVPADQIHHWFWAGDVFVCPSQWEEPLARVHYEAMAAGLPFVTTKRGGNAEVIIGGNGLLVEQPEDPLAFAAQLKQLLSSRDLQRQMGRSGRQLAEQRFTWDRVARDVLDVWNNRDR
- a CDS encoding CotS family spore coat protein translates to MEQYVIKPWDTREGNVETPANWDLTVPPEVDAIAEQVIKEYDMSVKSRTLITSKPDKGGAIWRIETDKGPRSLKVLHRTPERSLYSVAFQEYVVKQGARVPALIPARNGSLYVEKGGKLWIVTDWIALQPATKVDLVGAQELCYGLGEFHRHSKGYVPPAGAKNSSRLYRWPNHYQKIAKKIGWMREIAKAYSETPTSKSILAVVDHYEQRAWAALEKLKASAYPKMIKMGEAHWGLVHQDYGWSNGQNGPGGLWVIDLDGVSYDLPFRDLRKLITSTMDDMGVWDVTWMRGMIEAYHKANPLDRESFEVLLNDMAVPNEFYKHLKEMFYDPATFLSTEAEGILQRVLTGDQTKDAALAELAKDISKYEPGNYDQITEVVEPQRLASGIKELLPVGLSTPPTTEALVEEPKDKKSTKIKVSKDKESKVKGSKDKEYKLKESKDKKPVSDKVASSRSEKALNKPQESQQERASAENSSTTRRGPISFSGSAPFTPSAPFAPSNVRKLGRQSKKRVMSSAVSKSSKKSSKSLSKVRVSIGVKSKSPKVKPASQAGKNKKETVWTSKQQSRTVTSNKSKKVAKTAKLIRNTQIKKQRQKSKKSKGN
- a CDS encoding DEAD/DEAH box helicase, coding for MSFQVSHQMIKEWCGRLSYERGKTFYRSGNVLVEHFQPEPAWIRTTVNAGKNNYQVTIELDESGMAAVCSCPTLASYDQYCQHIAASLLTMRDLLVDEHPDSFSTSMTTKQAGMTDQPDSQLTEGLFGLFVDRPLRTSHHRVLLDSRTTLALEIICKIVRYGFRKSMIGIELKLGPKRLYIVKDIRAFLERVDKQQVYQFSSQFTYDPNLHRFLPEHEAILRELLQIYRTEKLYRETASDRYQEQKHVGGERILLVPPFTWERFFALLLSAPSVHIQDHEQIYPTFVCLDDRPPLHFEFDQTKTDQYQLEVQGFKHITVLEAYGLLLVDGKWHRLPKEQCHSLAELKHLLESHSSERIHIPAEKIEPFMVQIVPALMKLGNVHIAKAVSERVVQFQLKAKLYLDRVRDRLLAGLEFQYGDIVINPLEGHEGGGQRGSELILMRDGEKERQILELMEESAFTRTEEGYFLDDEEAEYDFLYHVVPKLEKLLKVYATTSVKIRIQPLHIPPKVKVDVNERTNWLDFRFDMDGIPESEIRGVIQSVEEKRRYHRLSNGALLPLETKEFEQINRFLDEMGMQYADQMGSGFQLPAIYGLRLMDIPMQGQSVQLGKSLRQFLENMRNPDNLDFPVPESLQGTLRDYQKYGYQWMKTLAHYGFGGILADDMGLGKTLQSVTFLLSVLPEIREQKLPAIIVAPASLLYNWHNEIKKFAPMIRSVIVDGTKEERTQIVNEQSEIDVLITSYPLLRRDHAQFEEHSFHTLILDEAQTFKNYVTQTAQTVKRIKAKHRFALTGTPVENRIEELWSIYDAVFPELFPARKEFLDLPRETIAKRTRPFLLRRLKSEVLKELPPKIETLQSAKLLPEQKKLYVAYLAQLQQETVKHLYNKGFQKNRIKILAGLTRLRQICCHPALFVKEYDGGSAKLEQLFEILGECKNAGKRVLLFSQFTEMLGMIGRELGYHGVPFFYLDGQTPVAERLDLCNRFNEGERDLFLMSLKAGGTGLNVTGADTVILYDLWWNPAVEQQAADRAHRIGQKNVVQVIRLVAEGTVEEKMYELQQKKKNLIEEIITPGQEAISSLTEQEIRELLMI